In Primulina eburnea isolate SZY01 chromosome 3, ASM2296580v1, whole genome shotgun sequence, one DNA window encodes the following:
- the LOC140825168 gene encoding puromycin-sensitive aminopeptidase-like isoform X1, with the protein MCDFSCPIISIYPYGVRPYKSPCSLCFTKISAQVFFFINCGVFRFLLEIPWCYFIWLRLSCRVRGRLVKNICWCRNLPSSEVSYLKSCRLSNHSLPHVPSIGRRIICSVATAPLPKQAEESTMETPKEIFLKDYKQPDYFFDTVDLKFTLGEEKTIVFSKIDVYSKVEGCSPPLVLDGVDLKLISLKMDGKELKEDDFHIDSRHLTIKSPPVGKFILEIVTEIYPEKNTSLEGLYKSSGNFCTQCEAEGFRKITFYQDRPDIMAKYTCRIEADKSLYPVLLSNGNLIEQGDMEGNMHYVIWEDPFVKPCYLFALVAGQLESRDDTFMTRSGRKVLLRIWTPVQDLPKTVHAMYSLKASMKWDEDVFGLEYDLDLFNIVAVPDFNMGAMENKSLNIFNSKLVLASPETATDGDYAAILGVIGHEYFHNWTGNRVTCRDWFQLSLKEGLTVFRDQEFSSDMGSRTVQRIADVSTLRTYQFPQDAGPMAHPVRPHSYIKMDNFYTVTVYEKGAEVVRMYKTLLGSSGFRKGMDLYFERHDGHAVTCEDFFAAMRDANGADFSNFLLWYSQAGTPRLKVASSYNTQSKTYSLKFSQEVPPTPGQPVKEPMFIPVALGLLGSDGKDMPLSSVYHEGKLESLTENGQAVHTTVLRVTKKEVEFEFNDIPERPIPSLLRGYSAPIRLDSDITDDDLYFLLANDSDEFNRWEAGQVLARKLMLGLVSDFQNDKPLVLNNQFLHGIKCILRDLSLDKEFIAKAITLPGEGEIMDLMDVADPDAVHIVRTFIRKQIASELKEELLHTVKENRSSEQYEFNHTDMARRALKNTALAYLGALEDVETTDLVLNEYRNSTNMTDEIAALVALDRKPGNIRDEALTDFYNKWQNDFLVVNKWLAIQASSNVPGNVENVRKLLDHPAFDMRNPNKVYALVGGFCGCPVNFHAKDGSGYKFVGEMVVQLDKLNPQVASRMVSALSRWKRYDETRQTLAKEQLEMILAANGLSENVFEIASKSLNA; encoded by the exons atgtgtgattTTTCTTGTCCGATAATTTCAATTTATCCATACGGTGTACGACCTTATAAGAGCCCGTGTTCTCTCTGTTTCACTAAAATTTCTGCTCAGGTTTTCTTTTTTATCAATTGCGGCGTTTTTCGCTTTCTCCTTGAAATCCCATGGTGCTATTTTATCTGG CTTCGCTTAAGTTGTCGTGTTAGGGGGCGTTTGGTAAAAAATATTTGCTGGTGCAGAAACTTACCTAGTTCCGAG GTTTCTTATCTGAAGAGTTGTCGATTATCAAATCACTCGTTACCT CACGTTCCGAGTATTGGTAGAAGGATTATTTGCTCAGTTGCAACAGCACCACTGCCAAAGCAAGCTGAAGAATCTACTATGGAGACACCGAAAGAGATCTTTTTAAAGGACTATAAGCAACCTGATTACTTCTTTGACACA GTTGATCTGAAGTTTACCCTTGGTGAGGAAAAAACTATCGTGTTTTCCAAAATTGATGTATATTCAAAAGTTGAAG GTTGTTCTCCACCTCTAGTCTTGGATGGGGTAGACTTGAAACTGATTTCACTTAAGATGGATGGCAAGGAACTGAAG GAGGATGATTTTCACATAGACTCACGCCACCTGACTATCAAATCACCTCCAGTTGGTAAATTTATATTGGAAATTGTCACTGAAATCTATCCGGAGAAGAACACAAGTTTAGAG GGGCTTTACAAGTCCTCTGGAAATTTTTGCACACAATGTGAAGCAGAGGGTTTTCGGAAAATTACATTTTATCAA GATCGTCCTGATATCATGGCAAAATACACTTGCCGTATTGAAGCTGACAAGTCATTATACCCTGTATTGTTGTCTAACGGAAATCTTATAGAGCAAGGAGACATGGAG GGGAACATGCATTACGTGATATGGGAGGATCCTTTTGTGAAACCATGCTATCTATTTGCTTTAGTTGCTGGACAGTTGGAGAGCAGAGATGACACTTTTATGACACGTTCAGGTCGAAAGGTCTTACTTAGAATCTGGACCCCTGTGCAAGATCTGCCAAAGACAGTTCATGCCATGTACTCTTTGAAAGCTTCAATGAAGTGGGATGAAGAT GTATTCGGGCTAGAGTATGACCTGGATCTGTTTAATATTGTAGCTGTTCCAGATTTTAACAT GGGAGCCATGGAAAACAAGAGTTTGAAT ATTTTTAATTCCAAACTTGTCCTTGCATCTCCTGAAACTGCTACAGACGGAGATTATGCTGCAATTTTGGGAGTCATTGGCCATGAG TATTTTCACAACTGGACAGGAAACAG AGTGACATGCCGGGATTGGTTCCAGCTTAGCTTGAAGGAAGGCCTCACTGTTTTCCGGGATCAG GAATTTTCATCTGACATGGGCAGTCGTACAGTACAACGGATAGCTGACGTTTCAACACTTAGAACTTATCAATTTCCTCAG GATGCTGGTCCGATGGCTCATCCTGTGCGACCTCACTCTTATATTAAG ATGGATAACTTTTACACTG TAACG GTGTATGAAAAG GGAGCTGAAGTGGTCAGAATGTACAAAACATTGTTGGGTAGTTCAGGATTTCGGAAG GGCATGGATTTATATTTTGAGAGGCATGATGGGCATGCCGTGACATGTGAAGACTTCTTTGCTGCCATGAGAGATGCGAATGGTGCTGATTTTTCCAATTTCTTGCTCTG GTACTCCCAAGCTGGGACTCCTCGTCTGAAGGTTGCTTCTAGCTATAATACCCAATCCAAAACTTATTCTCTCAAGTTTAG CCAGGAGGTTCCCCCAACTCCAGGACAACCAGTTAAAGAGCCAATGTTTATTCCTGTAGCATTGGGTCTTCTTGGCTCTGATGGCAAGGACATGCCTTTATCCTCAGTATACCATGAAGGAAAGTTGGAGAGTCTCACTGAAAATGGCCAAGCTGTCCACACGACAGTGCTCAGAGTGACTAAG AAAGAGGTAGAATTTGAGTTCAACGACATCCCAGAGCGACCCATACCATCTTTATTAAGGGGTTATAGTGCTCCTATTCGACTGGATTCTGATATCACTGATGATGATCTTTATTTCCTCCTCGCCAATGATTCTGACGAATTCAATCG TTGGGAGGCTGGGCAGGTGTTGGCAAGAAAATTGATGCTTGGCCTCGTATCTGATTTTCAGAACGACAAGCCTTTGGTTTTAAATAATCAGTTTCTGCACGGAATCAAATGCATACTTCGTGATTTAAGCTTGGATAAG GAATTTATTGCCAAGGCAATTACTCTGCCTGGTGAAGGGGAAATAATGGACTTGATGGACGTTGCTGACCCTGATGCTGTTCATATAGTTAGGACTTTCATCAGAAAGCAGATTGCGTCTGAATTGAAAGAAGAGTTGCTCCATACG GTGAAAGAAAACCGGAGTTCTGAGCAATATGAATTTAACCATACAGATATGGCAAGGCGTGCTCTCAAAAATACTGCCCTCG CATATCTTGGTGCACTTGAAGATGTAGAAACAACTGATCTTGTCTTGAACGAATATAGAAATTCCACGAATATGACCGATGAAATTGCGGCCTTGGTAGCTCTTGATCGAAAACCTGGTAATATTCGGGATGAGGCTTTGACTGATTTCTACAATAAGTGGCAGAACGATTTCTTG GTGGTAAACAAGTGGCTTGCGATTCAAGCTTCGTCGAATGTCCCTGGGAACGTTGAAAATGTACGGAAACTCCTAGACCATCCCGCCTTTGACATGCGCAATCCAAACAAG GTGTACGCACTTGTTGGAGGATTCTGTGGATGTCCAGTCAACTTCCATGCCAAAGATGGATCGGGCTACAAGTTTGTAGGCGAAATGGTGGTTCAGCTCGACAAGCTGAATCCTCAG GTGGCTTCACGAATGGTATCTGCCTTATCTAGATGGAAGCGATACGACGAAACTCGTCAAACTCTTGCGAAG GAGCAACTCGAAATGATTCTGGCAGCAAACGGGCTATCGGAGAACGTGTTTGAGATCGCGTCGAAGAGCTTGAATGCTTGA
- the LOC140825168 gene encoding puromycin-sensitive aminopeptidase-like isoform X2: protein MCDFSCPIISIYPYGVRPYKSPCSLCFTKISAQLRLSCRVRGRLVKNICWCRNLPSSEVSYLKSCRLSNHSLPHVPSIGRRIICSVATAPLPKQAEESTMETPKEIFLKDYKQPDYFFDTVDLKFTLGEEKTIVFSKIDVYSKVEGCSPPLVLDGVDLKLISLKMDGKELKEDDFHIDSRHLTIKSPPVGKFILEIVTEIYPEKNTSLEGLYKSSGNFCTQCEAEGFRKITFYQDRPDIMAKYTCRIEADKSLYPVLLSNGNLIEQGDMEGNMHYVIWEDPFVKPCYLFALVAGQLESRDDTFMTRSGRKVLLRIWTPVQDLPKTVHAMYSLKASMKWDEDVFGLEYDLDLFNIVAVPDFNMGAMENKSLNIFNSKLVLASPETATDGDYAAILGVIGHEYFHNWTGNRVTCRDWFQLSLKEGLTVFRDQEFSSDMGSRTVQRIADVSTLRTYQFPQDAGPMAHPVRPHSYIKMDNFYTVTVYEKGAEVVRMYKTLLGSSGFRKGMDLYFERHDGHAVTCEDFFAAMRDANGADFSNFLLWYSQAGTPRLKVASSYNTQSKTYSLKFSQEVPPTPGQPVKEPMFIPVALGLLGSDGKDMPLSSVYHEGKLESLTENGQAVHTTVLRVTKKEVEFEFNDIPERPIPSLLRGYSAPIRLDSDITDDDLYFLLANDSDEFNRWEAGQVLARKLMLGLVSDFQNDKPLVLNNQFLHGIKCILRDLSLDKEFIAKAITLPGEGEIMDLMDVADPDAVHIVRTFIRKQIASELKEELLHTVKENRSSEQYEFNHTDMARRALKNTALAYLGALEDVETTDLVLNEYRNSTNMTDEIAALVALDRKPGNIRDEALTDFYNKWQNDFLVVNKWLAIQASSNVPGNVENVRKLLDHPAFDMRNPNKVYALVGGFCGCPVNFHAKDGSGYKFVGEMVVQLDKLNPQVASRMVSALSRWKRYDETRQTLAKEQLEMILAANGLSENVFEIASKSLNA, encoded by the exons atgtgtgattTTTCTTGTCCGATAATTTCAATTTATCCATACGGTGTACGACCTTATAAGAGCCCGTGTTCTCTCTGTTTCACTAAAATTTCTGCTCAG CTTCGCTTAAGTTGTCGTGTTAGGGGGCGTTTGGTAAAAAATATTTGCTGGTGCAGAAACTTACCTAGTTCCGAG GTTTCTTATCTGAAGAGTTGTCGATTATCAAATCACTCGTTACCT CACGTTCCGAGTATTGGTAGAAGGATTATTTGCTCAGTTGCAACAGCACCACTGCCAAAGCAAGCTGAAGAATCTACTATGGAGACACCGAAAGAGATCTTTTTAAAGGACTATAAGCAACCTGATTACTTCTTTGACACA GTTGATCTGAAGTTTACCCTTGGTGAGGAAAAAACTATCGTGTTTTCCAAAATTGATGTATATTCAAAAGTTGAAG GTTGTTCTCCACCTCTAGTCTTGGATGGGGTAGACTTGAAACTGATTTCACTTAAGATGGATGGCAAGGAACTGAAG GAGGATGATTTTCACATAGACTCACGCCACCTGACTATCAAATCACCTCCAGTTGGTAAATTTATATTGGAAATTGTCACTGAAATCTATCCGGAGAAGAACACAAGTTTAGAG GGGCTTTACAAGTCCTCTGGAAATTTTTGCACACAATGTGAAGCAGAGGGTTTTCGGAAAATTACATTTTATCAA GATCGTCCTGATATCATGGCAAAATACACTTGCCGTATTGAAGCTGACAAGTCATTATACCCTGTATTGTTGTCTAACGGAAATCTTATAGAGCAAGGAGACATGGAG GGGAACATGCATTACGTGATATGGGAGGATCCTTTTGTGAAACCATGCTATCTATTTGCTTTAGTTGCTGGACAGTTGGAGAGCAGAGATGACACTTTTATGACACGTTCAGGTCGAAAGGTCTTACTTAGAATCTGGACCCCTGTGCAAGATCTGCCAAAGACAGTTCATGCCATGTACTCTTTGAAAGCTTCAATGAAGTGGGATGAAGAT GTATTCGGGCTAGAGTATGACCTGGATCTGTTTAATATTGTAGCTGTTCCAGATTTTAACAT GGGAGCCATGGAAAACAAGAGTTTGAAT ATTTTTAATTCCAAACTTGTCCTTGCATCTCCTGAAACTGCTACAGACGGAGATTATGCTGCAATTTTGGGAGTCATTGGCCATGAG TATTTTCACAACTGGACAGGAAACAG AGTGACATGCCGGGATTGGTTCCAGCTTAGCTTGAAGGAAGGCCTCACTGTTTTCCGGGATCAG GAATTTTCATCTGACATGGGCAGTCGTACAGTACAACGGATAGCTGACGTTTCAACACTTAGAACTTATCAATTTCCTCAG GATGCTGGTCCGATGGCTCATCCTGTGCGACCTCACTCTTATATTAAG ATGGATAACTTTTACACTG TAACG GTGTATGAAAAG GGAGCTGAAGTGGTCAGAATGTACAAAACATTGTTGGGTAGTTCAGGATTTCGGAAG GGCATGGATTTATATTTTGAGAGGCATGATGGGCATGCCGTGACATGTGAAGACTTCTTTGCTGCCATGAGAGATGCGAATGGTGCTGATTTTTCCAATTTCTTGCTCTG GTACTCCCAAGCTGGGACTCCTCGTCTGAAGGTTGCTTCTAGCTATAATACCCAATCCAAAACTTATTCTCTCAAGTTTAG CCAGGAGGTTCCCCCAACTCCAGGACAACCAGTTAAAGAGCCAATGTTTATTCCTGTAGCATTGGGTCTTCTTGGCTCTGATGGCAAGGACATGCCTTTATCCTCAGTATACCATGAAGGAAAGTTGGAGAGTCTCACTGAAAATGGCCAAGCTGTCCACACGACAGTGCTCAGAGTGACTAAG AAAGAGGTAGAATTTGAGTTCAACGACATCCCAGAGCGACCCATACCATCTTTATTAAGGGGTTATAGTGCTCCTATTCGACTGGATTCTGATATCACTGATGATGATCTTTATTTCCTCCTCGCCAATGATTCTGACGAATTCAATCG TTGGGAGGCTGGGCAGGTGTTGGCAAGAAAATTGATGCTTGGCCTCGTATCTGATTTTCAGAACGACAAGCCTTTGGTTTTAAATAATCAGTTTCTGCACGGAATCAAATGCATACTTCGTGATTTAAGCTTGGATAAG GAATTTATTGCCAAGGCAATTACTCTGCCTGGTGAAGGGGAAATAATGGACTTGATGGACGTTGCTGACCCTGATGCTGTTCATATAGTTAGGACTTTCATCAGAAAGCAGATTGCGTCTGAATTGAAAGAAGAGTTGCTCCATACG GTGAAAGAAAACCGGAGTTCTGAGCAATATGAATTTAACCATACAGATATGGCAAGGCGTGCTCTCAAAAATACTGCCCTCG CATATCTTGGTGCACTTGAAGATGTAGAAACAACTGATCTTGTCTTGAACGAATATAGAAATTCCACGAATATGACCGATGAAATTGCGGCCTTGGTAGCTCTTGATCGAAAACCTGGTAATATTCGGGATGAGGCTTTGACTGATTTCTACAATAAGTGGCAGAACGATTTCTTG GTGGTAAACAAGTGGCTTGCGATTCAAGCTTCGTCGAATGTCCCTGGGAACGTTGAAAATGTACGGAAACTCCTAGACCATCCCGCCTTTGACATGCGCAATCCAAACAAG GTGTACGCACTTGTTGGAGGATTCTGTGGATGTCCAGTCAACTTCCATGCCAAAGATGGATCGGGCTACAAGTTTGTAGGCGAAATGGTGGTTCAGCTCGACAAGCTGAATCCTCAG GTGGCTTCACGAATGGTATCTGCCTTATCTAGATGGAAGCGATACGACGAAACTCGTCAAACTCTTGCGAAG GAGCAACTCGAAATGATTCTGGCAGCAAACGGGCTATCGGAGAACGTGTTTGAGATCGCGTCGAAGAGCTTGAATGCTTGA
- the LOC140825168 gene encoding puromycin-sensitive aminopeptidase-like isoform X3, with protein sequence MSRLFLPCKASILSKTCLMGLVSNTPLRLSCRVRGRLVKNICWCRNLPSSEVSYLKSCRLSNHSLPHVPSIGRRIICSVATAPLPKQAEESTMETPKEIFLKDYKQPDYFFDTVDLKFTLGEEKTIVFSKIDVYSKVEGCSPPLVLDGVDLKLISLKMDGKELKEDDFHIDSRHLTIKSPPVGKFILEIVTEIYPEKNTSLEGLYKSSGNFCTQCEAEGFRKITFYQDRPDIMAKYTCRIEADKSLYPVLLSNGNLIEQGDMEGNMHYVIWEDPFVKPCYLFALVAGQLESRDDTFMTRSGRKVLLRIWTPVQDLPKTVHAMYSLKASMKWDEDVFGLEYDLDLFNIVAVPDFNMGAMENKSLNIFNSKLVLASPETATDGDYAAILGVIGHEYFHNWTGNRVTCRDWFQLSLKEGLTVFRDQEFSSDMGSRTVQRIADVSTLRTYQFPQDAGPMAHPVRPHSYIKMDNFYTVTVYEKGAEVVRMYKTLLGSSGFRKGMDLYFERHDGHAVTCEDFFAAMRDANGADFSNFLLWYSQAGTPRLKVASSYNTQSKTYSLKFSQEVPPTPGQPVKEPMFIPVALGLLGSDGKDMPLSSVYHEGKLESLTENGQAVHTTVLRVTKKEVEFEFNDIPERPIPSLLRGYSAPIRLDSDITDDDLYFLLANDSDEFNRWEAGQVLARKLMLGLVSDFQNDKPLVLNNQFLHGIKCILRDLSLDKEFIAKAITLPGEGEIMDLMDVADPDAVHIVRTFIRKQIASELKEELLHTVKENRSSEQYEFNHTDMARRALKNTALAYLGALEDVETTDLVLNEYRNSTNMTDEIAALVALDRKPGNIRDEALTDFYNKWQNDFLVVNKWLAIQASSNVPGNVENVRKLLDHPAFDMRNPNKVYALVGGFCGCPVNFHAKDGSGYKFVGEMVVQLDKLNPQVASRMVSALSRWKRYDETRQTLAKEQLEMILAANGLSENVFEIASKSLNA encoded by the exons ATGTCTCGATTGTTTCTACCATGCAAAGCTTCGATCTTGTCAAAGACGTGTCTCATGGGTTTGGTCTCTAACACTCCC CTTCGCTTAAGTTGTCGTGTTAGGGGGCGTTTGGTAAAAAATATTTGCTGGTGCAGAAACTTACCTAGTTCCGAG GTTTCTTATCTGAAGAGTTGTCGATTATCAAATCACTCGTTACCT CACGTTCCGAGTATTGGTAGAAGGATTATTTGCTCAGTTGCAACAGCACCACTGCCAAAGCAAGCTGAAGAATCTACTATGGAGACACCGAAAGAGATCTTTTTAAAGGACTATAAGCAACCTGATTACTTCTTTGACACA GTTGATCTGAAGTTTACCCTTGGTGAGGAAAAAACTATCGTGTTTTCCAAAATTGATGTATATTCAAAAGTTGAAG GTTGTTCTCCACCTCTAGTCTTGGATGGGGTAGACTTGAAACTGATTTCACTTAAGATGGATGGCAAGGAACTGAAG GAGGATGATTTTCACATAGACTCACGCCACCTGACTATCAAATCACCTCCAGTTGGTAAATTTATATTGGAAATTGTCACTGAAATCTATCCGGAGAAGAACACAAGTTTAGAG GGGCTTTACAAGTCCTCTGGAAATTTTTGCACACAATGTGAAGCAGAGGGTTTTCGGAAAATTACATTTTATCAA GATCGTCCTGATATCATGGCAAAATACACTTGCCGTATTGAAGCTGACAAGTCATTATACCCTGTATTGTTGTCTAACGGAAATCTTATAGAGCAAGGAGACATGGAG GGGAACATGCATTACGTGATATGGGAGGATCCTTTTGTGAAACCATGCTATCTATTTGCTTTAGTTGCTGGACAGTTGGAGAGCAGAGATGACACTTTTATGACACGTTCAGGTCGAAAGGTCTTACTTAGAATCTGGACCCCTGTGCAAGATCTGCCAAAGACAGTTCATGCCATGTACTCTTTGAAAGCTTCAATGAAGTGGGATGAAGAT GTATTCGGGCTAGAGTATGACCTGGATCTGTTTAATATTGTAGCTGTTCCAGATTTTAACAT GGGAGCCATGGAAAACAAGAGTTTGAAT ATTTTTAATTCCAAACTTGTCCTTGCATCTCCTGAAACTGCTACAGACGGAGATTATGCTGCAATTTTGGGAGTCATTGGCCATGAG TATTTTCACAACTGGACAGGAAACAG AGTGACATGCCGGGATTGGTTCCAGCTTAGCTTGAAGGAAGGCCTCACTGTTTTCCGGGATCAG GAATTTTCATCTGACATGGGCAGTCGTACAGTACAACGGATAGCTGACGTTTCAACACTTAGAACTTATCAATTTCCTCAG GATGCTGGTCCGATGGCTCATCCTGTGCGACCTCACTCTTATATTAAG ATGGATAACTTTTACACTG TAACG GTGTATGAAAAG GGAGCTGAAGTGGTCAGAATGTACAAAACATTGTTGGGTAGTTCAGGATTTCGGAAG GGCATGGATTTATATTTTGAGAGGCATGATGGGCATGCCGTGACATGTGAAGACTTCTTTGCTGCCATGAGAGATGCGAATGGTGCTGATTTTTCCAATTTCTTGCTCTG GTACTCCCAAGCTGGGACTCCTCGTCTGAAGGTTGCTTCTAGCTATAATACCCAATCCAAAACTTATTCTCTCAAGTTTAG CCAGGAGGTTCCCCCAACTCCAGGACAACCAGTTAAAGAGCCAATGTTTATTCCTGTAGCATTGGGTCTTCTTGGCTCTGATGGCAAGGACATGCCTTTATCCTCAGTATACCATGAAGGAAAGTTGGAGAGTCTCACTGAAAATGGCCAAGCTGTCCACACGACAGTGCTCAGAGTGACTAAG AAAGAGGTAGAATTTGAGTTCAACGACATCCCAGAGCGACCCATACCATCTTTATTAAGGGGTTATAGTGCTCCTATTCGACTGGATTCTGATATCACTGATGATGATCTTTATTTCCTCCTCGCCAATGATTCTGACGAATTCAATCG TTGGGAGGCTGGGCAGGTGTTGGCAAGAAAATTGATGCTTGGCCTCGTATCTGATTTTCAGAACGACAAGCCTTTGGTTTTAAATAATCAGTTTCTGCACGGAATCAAATGCATACTTCGTGATTTAAGCTTGGATAAG GAATTTATTGCCAAGGCAATTACTCTGCCTGGTGAAGGGGAAATAATGGACTTGATGGACGTTGCTGACCCTGATGCTGTTCATATAGTTAGGACTTTCATCAGAAAGCAGATTGCGTCTGAATTGAAAGAAGAGTTGCTCCATACG GTGAAAGAAAACCGGAGTTCTGAGCAATATGAATTTAACCATACAGATATGGCAAGGCGTGCTCTCAAAAATACTGCCCTCG CATATCTTGGTGCACTTGAAGATGTAGAAACAACTGATCTTGTCTTGAACGAATATAGAAATTCCACGAATATGACCGATGAAATTGCGGCCTTGGTAGCTCTTGATCGAAAACCTGGTAATATTCGGGATGAGGCTTTGACTGATTTCTACAATAAGTGGCAGAACGATTTCTTG GTGGTAAACAAGTGGCTTGCGATTCAAGCTTCGTCGAATGTCCCTGGGAACGTTGAAAATGTACGGAAACTCCTAGACCATCCCGCCTTTGACATGCGCAATCCAAACAAG GTGTACGCACTTGTTGGAGGATTCTGTGGATGTCCAGTCAACTTCCATGCCAAAGATGGATCGGGCTACAAGTTTGTAGGCGAAATGGTGGTTCAGCTCGACAAGCTGAATCCTCAG GTGGCTTCACGAATGGTATCTGCCTTATCTAGATGGAAGCGATACGACGAAACTCGTCAAACTCTTGCGAAG GAGCAACTCGAAATGATTCTGGCAGCAAACGGGCTATCGGAGAACGTGTTTGAGATCGCGTCGAAGAGCTTGAATGCTTGA